A stretch of Deltaproteobacteria bacterium DNA encodes these proteins:
- a CDS encoding response regulator: MRRVLVVEDSQTMREWIGAALEEGDQALKVDLATSGFEALRLLPRQTYDLVITDINMPDIHGLELISFIRRDPRHAGVPLVIVSTESGEEDRRRGLALGANAYLVKPFAAQELLRVVEDLLPGARG; this comes from the coding sequence GTGCGACGCGTACTCGTGGTGGAAGACTCGCAGACCATGCGCGAGTGGATCGGCGCAGCGCTCGAAGAGGGCGACCAGGCGCTGAAAGTTGATCTCGCGACGAGCGGCTTCGAGGCGCTGCGTCTCCTACCCCGGCAGACCTACGACCTCGTCATCACCGACATCAACATGCCCGACATCCACGGGCTCGAGCTGATCTCGTTCATCCGCCGCGACCCGCGCCACGCCGGCGTCCCGCTCGTGATCGTGTCGACGGAGAGCGGCGAGGAAGACCGCCGCCGCGGGCTCGCGCTCGGCGCGAACGCGTACCTCGTGAAACCGTTCGCCGCGCAGGAGCTGCTGCGCGTCGTCGAGGACCTGCTGCCCGGAGCGAGAGGCTGA